A single window of Malus sylvestris chromosome 5, drMalSylv7.2, whole genome shotgun sequence DNA harbors:
- the LOC126620828 gene encoding dihydrolipoyl dehydrogenase 2, chloroplastic-like isoform X1, with protein sequence MVVCSSWGWPVRKGLLREVTFIEALDQLMPGFDPEIGKLAHRVLINPRKIDYQTRVFASKITPAKDGKPVTIELIDAKTKEPKETLEVDAVIIAIGRAPFTQGLGLENHATEHIGEVFKRVKKIQLKKAYKIENWYAALSLCWILMFMFCC encoded by the exons ATGGTTGTGTGCAGTTCGTGGGGTTGGCCGGTCAGGAAGGGGTTACTAAGGGAG GTTACTTTCATTGAAGCTTTAGATCAGCTTATGCCTGGTTTTGATCCTGAGATTGGAAAGTTAGCCCATAGGGTTCTGATTAATCCACGGAAGATTGATTATCAAACTCGGGTATTCGCATCCAAG ATCACACCAGCCAAGGATGGGAAACCAGTCACCATTGAACTAATTGATGCAAAGACCAAGGAACCAAAAGAAACTCTTGAG GTAGATGCAGTAATAATTGCAATTGGAAGAGCGCCATTCACACAAGGTCTTGGATTGGAGAAT CATGCAACAGAGCATATAGGAGAAGTTTTCAAACGAGTTAAGAAGATCCAGTTGAAAAAAGCATACAAGATAGAGAACTGGTACGCTGCTTTGTCTTTGTGTTGGATTTTGATGTTTATGTTTTGCTGCTAA
- the LOC126620828 gene encoding dihydrolipoyl dehydrogenase 2, chloroplastic-like isoform X2: MVVCSSWGWPVRKGLLREVTFIEALDQLMPGFDPEIGKLAHRVLINPRKIDYQTRVFASKITPAKDGKPVTIELIDAKTKEPKETLEVDAVIIAIGRAPFTQGLGLENHATEHIGEVFKRVKKIQLKKAYKIEN, translated from the exons ATGGTTGTGTGCAGTTCGTGGGGTTGGCCGGTCAGGAAGGGGTTACTAAGGGAG GTTACTTTCATTGAAGCTTTAGATCAGCTTATGCCTGGTTTTGATCCTGAGATTGGAAAGTTAGCCCATAGGGTTCTGATTAATCCACGGAAGATTGATTATCAAACTCGGGTATTCGCATCCAAG ATCACACCAGCCAAGGATGGGAAACCAGTCACCATTGAACTAATTGATGCAAAGACCAAGGAACCAAAAGAAACTCTTGAG GTAGATGCAGTAATAATTGCAATTGGAAGAGCGCCATTCACACAAGGTCTTGGATTGGAGAAT CATGCAACAGAGCATATAGGAGAAGTTTTCAAACGAGTTAAGAAGATCCAGTTGAAAAAAGCATACAAGATAGAGAACTG